From the genome of Leptospira brenneri:
CAGATGATATCTATGTTTCTCCTTCACAAATTAAATTATTTGGTCTTCGCACGGGAGACACGGTTACAGGTCTTATCCGACCACCAAAAGAAGCAGAAAGATTTTTTGCTATGTTACGTGTGGAATCAATCAATGGATTTCCTGTCGAAGTAGCTGGGAAAAGAAATTTATTTGATAACCTCACACCACTCTATCCAAACGAAAGAATCAATATGGAGTTTGATCCAAGCCATTTAGACACTCGTGTGATTGATCTTATGTGTCCGATTGGAAAAGGACAAAGGGCACTCATTGTTGCTCCTCCGAGAACTGGTAAAACAGTTTTGATGCAATCCATCGCCAACGCGATTACTAGAAACCACCCTGAGATTTTTCTCATCGTCCTACTCATTGATGAACGTCCAGAAGAAGTGACAGACATGGCTCGTCACGTAAAGGGAGAAGTGGTGAGTTCTACTTTTGATGAACCAGCACAGCGTCACGTCCAAGTGGCAGAGATGGTGATCGAAAAAGCAAAACGACTTGTGGAACATGGAAAAGATGTGGTCATCCTCCTTGATTCCATCACAAGGCTTGCCCGTGCTTATAACCAAGTGGTTCCGACCTCAGGAAAGATTCTTTCCGGTGGTGTGGACTCCAATGCCCTTCACAAACCAAAACGTTTTTTTGGAGCAGCAAGAAATATCGAAGAGGGTGGGTCACTCACCATCATCGCGACTGCCCTCATTGACACCGGTTCCCGAATGGACGAGGTGATTTTTGAGGAATTTAAGGGAACGGGAAATATGGAGATCCATTTGGACCGAAAACTCGCTGACAAACGAATTTTCCCGGCCATCGACATCAACCGCTCGGGAACAAGAAAAGAAGAACTCCTCCTACCGCAGGATACCCTCACTCGAGTCTTTATCCTCCGAAAAGTACTTTCTCCCATGAGTATCACCGAAAGTATGGAACTATTGATCGAAAAAATGCGTGGCGCGAAGACCAACGACCAATTCCTCGCCAGCATGAATACGAACTAGAGGGATCACCATGAAAACTGACATTCATCCAAAATACGTTTCTGCAAAAATCAAATGCGCTTGTGGTACTGTGATCGATACTAGATCTACTGCCGGGGATATCAGTGTGGAAATTTGTTCCAACTGCCACCCTTTCTTTACCGGAAAATCCAAACTAGTGGATACAACTGGTCGAGTAGACAAGTTCAAGAAAAAATACAAAATGAAGTAAGAGGCTTTGGCCTCACGTCCGTCTAAGTTATAAACGGGGAGAACACTCATGGCAGTAATGGACTTTGCTCGATATAAAGAAATCAACGACCAAAGGTTGAATTACCGTGAGATGGACGACGCCACTGTCGTCTCCTACTACCGCAACACAGGTTGCGGGGACGGATACCGTATTTATTTAAAGTTAAACGAAAACTCTGTTGTGGAAGACGCAAGTTACACCACAACAGGTTGTGGGTTTGGGATCGTGGCACTTGCCATGGCAACCGAATACGCAAAAGGCAAATCGTTATCTGACTTAAAAAACCTTACACCTGAAACTTTAGAAACTCTATTCGAATTTCCTGAAAGAAGAAAGAACTACCCTGAATCAGCAGTGGCTGCTCTCAAAAAAGCAGTCGAAGACTATGAGTCGGGACAAGGTGTTCCCAAAGAAAATCGAATTACAAAATCCCAAACCATGGAGCTTCTCCATAACCAAGGCCATCTACAGAACGCTAAGTTATCCAGCGTTATGTTGGAAAAAGAAAAGTTAGATGGAGTTGATTTTAGTGGGGCAGACCTTCACAATGCATTTTTACAAAACTCTAGTTTCGTGGGTGCTAACTTTCAGGGTGCTAACTTAAAGGCTTCGTTTTTTAACGGTGCCGATCTCAGAAATGCCAATTTCCGGGGTGCTGACTTACGTTTTGCAAAGCTCGCCTCTGCCAAAATTGAAGGTGCTGATTTTACCGATGCTATTTATGATATTGGAACCCGAGTGGATCATAGCCAGATGTATATCTTTGATGTTATGAAAAAAGCTGGTAAGGATCTTTATCTAAAAACAGGGGATGGGGAATGAAGCCAGGCGATAAGGCAAAACTCACAAAACAAACATTCCTACACAAAGGTATTTTCATTTTTACTGGTTCCACTGTGGAAATCAAAGAAGTTCAGTCCGACAAAGCCATAGTCGTTTATAATGATAAAGAAGGATACCCGCACGATTTAGAGATGAATCTGACGGATTTGGCCCCGCTTTCCTAAAGCCGATTTTCTTGACACAAATCCTAAGAATCGTAACGTATTGTTAATCCAACTATGTTGATTCTAAGCCACCGTCAGGAAAATCACCTGCTTTTATCGATCCAAAGAGATGTCCTGATGGAAAACTCGAGAGAATTTTACCAAGAATTCGAGAAGGCAATAGAAAGTCAGAATTTTGGAAAATTGACAATGGATTTCCATTCCGTAAAGTTTCTAGACTCAAGTGGGATTGGAGCCGTCATCAAAGCCTCATCTGCTTTGCACAATCGTGGTGTGGAAATCTTTGTGACCAATTTGAATAAAAATTTAAACTCAGTGTTTCGCCTTTCTGGACTCAACCATATCCTTTCCATTTTGACTTTAGATGAATACCTTTCTAAATTTCCAGAGTTTCAAAAAACTCTAGAGGCATAAGCGTAATGAAACTCTACCGAATTTTCTCTCTTCTCATTTTGTCTGTAACTTTAAGTTCCTGTGCCACAGGTGTTAAATCCAGATCTTTACTTTTTCGTAGTAATGAATTTGCGATTTATACGGTGAACCGAGACAAAATCAGTTTAAAATCTGAAAGTTCGGTTCCAAAAACTTTTGCACATCCGGTAGAACTCACTGAAGATAAAATTTTAGACTTACTTGGAAACATTCGGTTTCGAGAAGAAAGTTCTTATGGAGATGTAAACAAATTTGTATTTGAAGAAAAAGAAATCAAAGAATTTGCATTAGACCTTGTCGATGGTTTACAAAAATTAAAACCCAATCAAATGCTTCTTGTGATCTCAAAATACAATCCCGTTCGTTCCGTGGTTTCCCATTACTCGCGAACAGGTTTTTATATTTGGTCTTCCGATACATCGATAGAAGTTCTTTTTGGAGACCTCCAACAAGAAGTCACTTATGATGAACAAGGGAATTATTTTGACTGGTCCAATATCCCAGACATTCCTTTTGAACATTTTCCCAGGTCTACATACATTTTACAAGGTCCAGGTTTCTCTTTTAAAAAAGTATCAGGATTTCGCAATAAACATTGGTTAGTTTTTGATAAAGCTGATTTAGCAAAACTAAAGTTTGAAAAACGAAAAAAACACCTCCCAGAGGTGGCAAACTCTATTGACGCTGATTTAAAGCCGGAAAGAAAAATTACCAAGGATGAAGAAGAAGGGATTCTCAACGAGGAATAATTGATTCGTTGTTTAGTCTTCTTTTCTGATTACCAATCGTTCTGTTTGAATGCTTCCGTCGGTTCCTAGAAAAAAACGAGTTTTTCCCACCAGGGAATTGATTCCTAGTCGGTAATTTTTCCCCGCTCCAAAACTAAGATCCACTCCAGGAAATACCTCTCTTTCCACATCCACAAAGGCATCTGGATTTGGTTCATAAGATCCGAGAGCCGTTTCAAACTGTTTGGATTCCGTTTCTAAAACTTTGGTGAATTTTTCATTCGCATCCTTTAGTTTGGCGATGGTTTCTTTTTCTTCTTGGGTGAGTTCTTTTTTTTGGCTCTTTTCGACAAGTTTAGTGAGTGCAAGTTGTACTTTGTGAAGAGTGATTTCTTTGTCAGTGATTTCTTTTTTCATTCGGTTCAGTTCATCGAGTAACTCTGGGGGAGTTCCTATCGCGACTTTTGTTTTGGTTTCCACAACCGCGCCGAGTTTGGCACAGGTGAGAGAGTTACCAGCGATCACTGTTCCTCCGATCACCTCTCCCCGTCCTCCCATCACACGAATGAAATCCTTTGCAGAAATTTCCGAATGCATGACTGCTTCTTCAACAAAAATACTTCCATGAGCTGCAAGTTTTCCCTGCTCCACAAATTTAGCGTATATATTTCCTTCTGATTCTATATATCCTTCGCCACGGCCCATAAATCCGCCGGACAAAACAATATCTCCCTTGGCCTTGAGAAAGGCTTTCCCTACGGAATTACGAATGATGATACTCCCATTTGTGGTTAATGAAAATCCATCTCCGATTTTTTCTTCCACAATGATGGTTCCTGGAAAATCTATATTTCCTGTAGAATAATCGACTGCTTCCAGTTGGATCACTTCATCCACTTTGATTTCCCATGCTGCAGATAAAACTGGGCGGCCAGCAATTTTAGCGTACAGTTTGTCCTCTTTTAGCTCCACATTTGGTCCAAGATGCCAATCCACAGATTTTTCTTCTTGGTAGGGGATGATGGTCCCATTGACTGTTTTCCCAAATTCACCTTTTTTTGGTGGGATTCGTTCTGCTATGAGATCACCAGGTTTGACTGATTGGATGACACCAATATTTTTGTAATCAATCCTTCCATGTTCATCTTCTTCTAATTGTGGTTTGTTATCCGAACGAAAATGGATTTTGATTTGGCCATCTTTACCAGGTATGGGGGGATAACCTTTGGCAATTGTATAGGGAACAAAAAATGTTGGATTTTTGATTTGATTTTGAATGACAAGATCGATGATTCCTACAGAAATTCCGACCGATGCAATTTGTTCACGTAACTGGTATTCGGTGAGAAGATCTCCTCCATGTTTAGGTGGGTGGAGAACCATTTTGGCTTCCATATGATCTTCAGAGATAGTGATGTCCGCATAAGAACTGATCGGATCACCTTTGGACCAAGTTCCAATTTCAGCTGGTTTGTTCTCGGCGAGAGCTACAATTTTTTTAATTTGATCAAGGTTGTAACCTTCCACACCAAAGAGTTGCACTCTTGCGACAACATCTTTGTAATCGACTTTTTTACCTTTTGGTCCAGGTTTTGTGATTTTTAATACGGCTTTGCCGCCGGAGTTTTCGATTTGGAAATAACCATTTTCTGAGGCTTCTAAATCTTGGAGAATTCTATCTGTATACGAGTCTGGGCCTGGCATCTAATTGTATTCTAATAAATGAGAAACGACATCTTCCTCTCCATCAGTTTTTAGTTCTAACTTGGGAGTCATTCCGTCGATTGTATTAATTAGAGTCATCACTTCATTAAATTGACAAGAAATTATTCGTGGAAGATCAATATAAGCCGAACGAAAGTATAAATCCAGTGCGTTTACTAAATGAATGTATTCTATAAAATCGCCACGATCTGTATAAAGAATAGGGGTTTTTGCATAGTAACATTCCGCTAAAATTCCGTATCCGGGTTTTGTGCAAACATAATCAGCAGCCGCCACAAGATCAGGGTAATGTGATACTTCAGGAACTAAAATTCCTTCGGTTTGGATTCCTGGAACTCCATAAGCAACTAGTTTGGTTGAATTGGATAGATTTTCTGTCTGCAGTTTGGTTCCTTCTAAACCGTAAGCACCAAAAGATAAAAGGATATAAGTGGTATCGTCTCTAAATCCAAATTTTTGTCTGGCCTCTTGTTTGGAGAGTGTTGGTTTTCTTCCCACTAAACCAATCTGAGTTGATTCTAAGAATGGTGGCATGGGACAAAAAAAAGGTAAAATCAGAGCCTCGGTCGCAAAGGAATATTCAACTTCTAGTCTTTCACTTAAGTCCCCAAAATAAGAATCATCTTTTGCATAATTTTTATAAATAAAATCCCAAGTAAAGTTCCCAATAAATACACTCGGAATTCCTACTTCCAAAGCAATCGTAATAGGAAAGGAAGAACTATCCGTTACAATTAAATTTATTTTGTTTTTTTTACAGTATTCAGTTTCTTCTTTGAGGAGTTCTGTTTTCTTTTTTTCAAAGTCGATGAGTTCTGCTTTGGTTGTTTGTAAATCAATGGAGAGTGAGTTTTTTTGTGAAACTCCTACATCAAGTTTTAGATTTCTTAACTTTAGTTTGGGATGAGTGAAATCTAAAAACGAAATCCTTGTGCTGACTAAATGGATTTCTTCTATAAAATTTTCTTTGAGTAATCGTTGGATGATATTTCCCGAGCGACTGATATGGCCAAAACCATGGCCTGAGATATAAAAATAAAGTTTCATTTGTTTCTTTGCCGGATGGACTCATATAAAACAATTCCACAAGACATTGCTAAGTTGAGTGAATCTGCTTCTCCTAACATAGGTAAGTGGAGTGTATCATCGGAAAGGTTTTTTGCATCTGGACTTAGTCCATACTGCTCACTACCAAAAAGAAAAACGGACTTTTCTTTCATATTAATGGAAGAGTAAAGTGTTTTCCCTTCTGGCGTAACGGCATAACGTTTATACCCTTTGGATTGAAATTCTGTTAGGACTTCTTTTAAATCTCCAATGTATACAGGTAAGGTAAATATGGTTCCTGTACTGGCTCTCACTACATTCGGGTTAAAAAGATCAATCCTTGGATCGGTGACAATCACAAGTCCCACTCCCGCACCTTCTGCTGTTCTTAGGATGGTTCCAAGGTTTCCCGGTTTTTCTACCCCTTCGATGATCAGAATAGGGTTGGTATCGATCGATTTGATTTTTTCCCAAGGAACATTGGCATCGGGTGTTTCCGCCACTGCAATCAGACCATCTGGCCTATCGCGATAAGAAATTTTTTCGAAAATTTTACGAGGGAGTTCAAAAATAGGACAGTGAACAGACTGAATTAATTTTTCTTCATTTTCTCCTAAAAAACATTCAGGGGAAATGAATAAACTCGTAATGTTGACCGGTAAACAAGGGATAGGTGAATTAGGATTGTTCGTAACTGCTTTTTTGATTTCACGATACCCTTCGATGAAGAATTTTTTTTCTTCATCGCGGTTTCTTTTTTCTTTAAGTCCTGCTACCCATTTAACTTTTGGATTAGAAAAACTTGTGATGTATTGTCTTCTATTTGGCATGGATTTCTAAAGAATGGATTCGTTTATTTGGAGAAGAAAGTACAAAATCCAGCTGGGTATTTTTTCCCCGATTTTTCGGGAATGAATAACTCGGAGGTTTGGTAACTGCCTTTTGATTTGATTCGTGAGGATAAAATCCTTTCTAACGTTAGGGGGCTAAACCCTTGGCTATGACAACTGAGAATGACAAATTCTGGTTTGGAATCGGAAAGTTCCATCAATGCATCCATCAGCTCACTTAAATTTTCTTCAATCTTCCAAACCTCTCCCTTCGAACCACGTCCGAAACTAGGAGGATCTAAAATGAGACCCTGGTATTTTTTCCCTCGTTTGATTTCTCTACGGATGAATTTCATCACATCATCGACAATCCAACGAACTGGTTTAGAATCGAGTCCAGAAAGTTTTGCATTTTCGCGTGCCCAGTCTACCATTCCTTTCGATGCATCCACATGGCATACACTCATTCCTGCATCCAAACAGGCTAGTGTGGATCCTCCCGAGTAGGCAAATAGATTTAGAACTTCAAGGCCCTGTTTCTTTTTTCCTATTTCTCGGATTCGGTTCCAGTTAGTTTCTTGTTCGGGAAAAAGTCCAATATGACCAAAAGGAGTGAGTTTGATTTTGAAAGTTAAATTGGAAAATTCTATGGTAAAACTTTCTGGAACTTTTTTTTGAAAATTCCAGTGCCCAGAGCCGGAATCATTTTTGATGTACTGTGCATGTAGATCGTTCCAAATTTCAGGTGTTGCTTTTCCATACGCTGAGGTAGGGGAGGAACGAAGGAGTTTATACCCACCAACGATTTCTAATTTGGAGAGGTCACCTGAGTCCAAGAGTTCGTAACTTTTTGTCATACCAATTCCAGGAAAATAAAGGTTAGGTCGTCGTCCCATTCTTTTATTTCTAGTTTAGAAAAAGACTCCAAATCTTGAATGAGTTTTGTTTTGAATAGGTGGTTTGGCAGTTCCCTGTTTGTGCGTAAAAACTCAAGTAAGCCCGTTTCTCCATACATATTTCCTTCTGGATCAAAACATTCTAGAACCCCGTCACTTAGGATGAGGATTCTATCTTTTGGCTCTACGCGGTGAGTTGTCTCTTCAATTTGGATTTCTGGAAAGACACCAATGATTTTTCCTTTGGGATGGACTTTTAAAATTTCTCCACTGGCTCTTTGTAGATAAGCACTGGGGTGACCTGCCCGTCCAAACCTCCAGACTTTGGTAGATGTATTCAAATATAAATACGATGCCGTTACATACTGAGGATTACAGTTCCCATATAACACGCGATTCATGCCTTCCAATACTTGTTTGGGAGAAGAAATATTATCTTTTTGTGTGGTAAAAGCAACCTTTCCCATTGCTGAGATAAGTGAGGCCGGAATTCCATGCCCAGAAACATCACAGAGAACAATTCCTAGTTCATAAGGATTTGGTGAAAAGTATTCATAGAAATCACCACCAACATCCTTCATCGGTTGGATATAAATTTGGATTTGTAAGTTTTTTACATCCGGGATGGTTTTGGGAAGGGACTGCATCAGGATGTCCCTGGAAATTTTTCTTTCTTTTCTAAGGCTTGTGACTTGGGCAAGAGCTAAGTCTTTTTCTTGGCGGAGTAGTTGGATTCTGTCAGCCAATGCAAAAGCAAAGAGAGTAATGTCAGCAAGGGAAGCGATAGGAAATAACATTTCTTCTAGAAATGGATTTGTCGGAAGGATTCCGAATTTGAGTAATCCATAAACAATACAAGTAATTAGTAATAGAACAAAGGCCACTGCAAAATAATAAAAGGAACGAAGTCGTTTGAAAATTCCCCAAACTAAAACTCCGAGTAAACTGAAACAAATAAAAACAGATAACCAACTAACACCAATAGACGCTTCTGAAATTCCACCGAAGAGGGCGATTAATGCATTGAGTAAAGCGAATAGACCTAATACTTGATAAAACCTTGCGATTTTTGGAACTCGAACCTTTAGTTTTAGAAAATTAGATGTAAAGAGGACAAAGAAAAAAAGACAAACACTGAAAAAAACAGGAATTCCTACCCGTTTCCAAAAATAAGAATCGGGAACAAAAAAATATCCCCAGAATCCGAGTAAGGAAAGTTGTCCCAAACCAAAGAAAAGCACATAACCAATATAGTAAAAATAGTTCCGATCTCTGACAAAAAAGGCAATTGCGAGATTATATAAAATAATAATTCCTAAACTTCCAAAAAATAATCCATAAACCCATTGGTTGATATAATCTTCTCTCTGAAGGTTTCTTTGGTTGGTAAAAATAAATGAAAATTGTAATGAGATTTCCGATTTGATGGCAATGAGAATAGTTTCTTTTTCATGACCGATCCTAAAAACAAAATTTCGATGAGGGAATTCTCTTTGAAAGACAGGTTGGATATGGCCAGATTTGGAAACTACATAAGTATTTCCGTCATTTTTATGGAATAATTCCACGGAATCAATGTTATGTGCTTTGATGAGAAGGAGTGGGTATCTGGCTGGATCGGGAAGGTCTTTTGGTTCTAACTTTAACCAAACTGTACCTTCTAAAAATCCGAAATTAACAAAATCATCGGTGATCCTTTGGAAGGATCCTGTTTTTAGTATTGACTCTACGGGAACGGAAGAAGTCGGATCGATCCAAAATGTAAATTTTTTTGTATGGATGATCCGTTCTCCAGTGTCGTTTGGTGATTCTGAAAATAGTGGATGGATGAAAGAGAGGGTTGTGAAAAAAACTAGGAAAAGGAATTCGGTTGTGGTTATTTTTTTCAATTGGGGTCTCGGACAAGGGTTTTAACCCCTGTCCTTTTTGTTAGGTGTTCTTAAGCCTGTTTTTTTGCTGCTTCGTAAGAGATTTCTTGCGGACCAGTGTAAATTTGTCTTGGTCGACCAATCTTTAAACTAGGATCTTCAATCATCTCTTTCCACTGCGCAATCCAACCAGGAAGTCTTCCCATAGCAAACATCACTGTAAACATATTGGTTGGAATTCCTAGAGCGCGGTAGATGATTCCTGAATAGAAGTCTACGTTTGGATAAAGTTTTCTTTCCACAAAGTATGGATCGTTAAGAGCTGCCTCTTCCAATTCTTTTGCGATGTCAAGAAGTGGATCTTTGATTCCTAATTTGTTAAGAACTTTATCACAAGCAACTTTGATGATTTTGGCGCGTGGGTCAAAGTTTTTGTAAACTCGGTGGCCAAACCCATTCAATCGGAAACTAGAGTTTTTGTCTTTGGCTTGTTCTACGATTTTTTTAACAGAAAGCCCACTCTTTTTAATCCCTTCCAACATCTCTAATACTTCTTGGTTCGCACCACCATGACGTGGTCCCCAAAGAGCAAGAATTCCTGCAGAGATTGCACCGTAAAGGTTTGCTAGGGAAGATCCCACCAAACGTACAGTAGATGTGGAACAGTTTTGTTCGTGGTCCGCATGAAGGATGAGAAGTAAATTAAGTGCAGATACAATTTCTGGATCGATATTGTAATCTTCTGCAGGAACCGCAAACATCATGTTCATAAAATTAGAGGCGTAGTCTAATTCATTGAGTGGGTGAATGATGGGTTGCCCGATAGACTTTTTATAAGCATAAGCGGCAATCGTTGGGAATTTCGCAAGCAAACGAATGATAGAGATTTCTCTATGTTCTTCGTTCATTGGATCATAACTATCTTGGTAGTATGTTGATAAACAACCCATCATACAAGACATGATCGCCATTGGGTGTCCATCTTTTGGAAAACCATTGAACAGGCGTTTGAGATCCTCATGGATCATTGTATGGTTGGTGATGGAAGTATTCCATTCTTTGAGTTGTGTTTCGTTTGGAAGTTTGCCGTAGATGAGTAAATAAGCTACTTCAGTGAACGTAGACTTAGCGGCCAAATCATCAATAGGAATTCCGCGGTAACGCAAGATTCCCTGTTCTCCATCAAGAAAGGTGATCTCACTTGTGCAAGCACCTGTATTTAAATAACCGGAATCAATCGTAACATAACCGGACAATTGGCGGAGTTTAGTAATATCAATTGCCTTCTCGTTTTCACTTCCCACTAAAATTGGAAGTTCGAACTCCTTTCCATCCACTTTCAGAATTGCCTTTTCGGACATATCTTCTCCTGTATATCTCTGTCTATTTCAAAGGATAGACGGAGGAAAGGGTGGGGAAAAGTCATTTTTTACAACTTATGGTATTTTTTCATAATGTCATATGCGTAGAAATTCGAAACGACGATGCGACAGTAATCTCTCGACTCCTTATAGGGAAGGTCTTCTAAAAAATGGTTAAAATCGCCAGAATAAACGGACTTCTTCCACTTTCGCAAATTTCCTGGCCCCCCGTTATAAGCGATGGATGCCCATTTCAATTCGTTACTATTTGATTTCAAAAGATAAGCCAAAAATTTTGTCCCCAAACGGATCGAAGTTTCGGGTTCGTAGAGGGAATAAGTGGTAATTCCCATCCGAGAGGCGAGCTCTCTTCCTGTCGCTGGCATGATTTGCATGAGGCCCCGAGCATTGGACCGGGAGGTTGCGGTTTCTTTGAAGAAGGATTCTTGGCGCATCAGAGCGTAAACTTTGTCTTCTGAGATGTCATTTTCATTTGCATAGCGAGAGACAATACTTTGGTGTGGCCTTGGGTAAATTCTGACAGAGATCGATGTGGGTAGGAGGATGGGGTCATCGGGAATGAGATGCCTTTTGAGAAGGGAACGGGTATGAAAGGCCGTATAGTATGTGTTATAGGTTAGGTCTCCGATTCCTACTAGAATTTCGTCTTTTTCTTCTTCCGAAAGATTTTCTCTTTTTACATGAAAGTTGACAAGACTTAAACCCAAACTGTCCTCACCCACACGAAAGTATTCTTTGGCAAGATTGAGGAGTTTATGTCCTTGGATCCGTGAACTCATTCCTCCCAGTTTATTTCCTAACTCATAAGAATCTTTCGGATACACAAATCCTAAGTTTCTACCTAAGATGGCGTATGACTCTTCTGGAATTCCTGCCGTATAAGATAGATATTCAAAAAGATATTCTTTATTATAAGTGGGATTGTCTGGTTTGTTTCCTTCTTTGATAAGGGATAAAAATTCTTCACGGATCACTCTTGTATAATAAGAACCGGGACAAAGTGCGTAGTATCTCTTTAGTTCTTTTTTTAATTTCTCCGTGTCGCCATTCTCTTTAAGAGATCGTAAATACCAATAGACAAGTCTGCCTTTGACGGGAAGGTTGGGAATTTCTGCGAGGGCTCTTTCAAATTTTGCGAGAGGAGCATAGTTTGATTTTTCACCTTTACGATCTACCAGGTATTCGATGAGTCTATCTTGGTAAAAAAGATTAAAAGGATACTTTCCTAAATATAAAATTAAGTTTTCAAAGTATAATTCACGATCCCCCAAACGATCGTAAGAGGCTGCGATTACACGGTAATATCCAGCATCTTTTCCAGGGAATGTTTTTAAAAGCTCAATAGCCCCTTGGAATTTATTCTGTTGGTATAAAATATCAGCTAATGAAACAATAAAAGCTGAATCCATATCTACGAAGGTTTTGTTGGAACGCAGGACTCTGAAAAGTTCGTTTGTTTTTCCTGTTTTGGTTAAGACTGTCGATAAATGTCTGAATCCTTCATAGTAAGCAAGTCTTGTTGAGAATAATTCTGGCCTTGTTTTAAATAAGGCTTCTTTGTCGTTATTGCTAATGGCAGGAAGGAGAATGGTAAGTTCAGAAGGAGCAAGTTGTAATATACTTCCTGATCCTTTGTATTTGGACCAATCAGCTGCAATTAGATGCACCGTTGAATCGGATAGTCCATCTCTCTGCAGGCAGTTTAACCATTCTTCTATGGCCCCTTTTTCGTCACCTAATATCAGTTTTGCTTTACCATATCTGTATTGTGTATCCCCGGTGAGTAGATACCTTCTATGAGATTCTTGTGTGGAGCTAATTTTTTCGATGATCTCTTTCCACTGGTTGTTGGCAGCCATTAGGCGAACCAGTTCATCCAAGAGGCGTCTACAGATTGGATCTTCTTCCAAATTCAGTCGGTTTAAAAATTGGATTCGTTCTTGCGGCGTTAGATAATTTCTTTGTGAAATTTCTGTGTACAACTTCCAGTAACTCAGTTTGAATAGAGTGGTTTGGAAGGGCATGGTTTGTGTCAGGATTTTTCTGACTTCTTCTTC
Proteins encoded in this window:
- a CDS encoding glycosyl transferase, whose amino-acid sequence is MKLYFYISGHGFGHISRSGNIIQRLLKENFIEEIHLVSTRISFLDFTHPKLKLRNLKLDVGVSQKNSLSIDLQTTKAELIDFEKKKTELLKEETEYCKKNKINLIVTDSSSFPITIALEVGIPSVFIGNFTWDFIYKNYAKDDSYFGDLSERLEVEYSFATEALILPFFCPMPPFLESTQIGLVGRKPTLSKQEARQKFGFRDDTTYILLSFGAYGLEGTKLQTENLSNSTKLVAYGVPGIQTEGILVPEVSHYPDLVAAADYVCTKPGYGILAECYYAKTPILYTDRGDFIEYIHLVNALDLYFRSAYIDLPRIISCQFNEVMTLINTIDGMTPKLELKTDGEEDVVSHLLEYN
- the rho gene encoding transcription termination factor Rho translates to MASRKQEEIQVNPPEEPTEYTNGIMDQEDGSEPPKQFKKKKNRYEGPVPPPLDLVELKKKNINELADLAKGLGVENTHGLKKQNLMFALLQAQTEKDGQVHAAGVMERLPDGYGFLRSPDYNYVPGPDDIYVSPSQIKLFGLRTGDTVTGLIRPPKEAERFFAMLRVESINGFPVEVAGKRNLFDNLTPLYPNERINMEFDPSHLDTRVIDLMCPIGKGQRALIVAPPRTGKTVLMQSIANAITRNHPEIFLIVLLIDERPEEVTDMARHVKGEVVSSTFDEPAQRHVQVAEMVIEKAKRLVEHGKDVVILLDSITRLARAYNQVVPTSGKILSGGVDSNALHKPKRFFGAARNIEEGGSLTIIATALIDTGSRMDEVIFEEFKGTGNMEIHLDRKLADKRIFPAIDINRSGTRKEELLLPQDTLTRVFILRKVLSPMSITESMELLIEKMRGAKTNDQFLASMNTN
- the rpmE gene encoding 50S ribosomal protein L31; amino-acid sequence: MKTDIHPKYVSAKIKCACGTVIDTRSTAGDISVEICSNCHPFFTGKSKLVDTTGRVDKFKKKYKMK
- a CDS encoding DUF342 domain-containing protein; protein product: MPGPDSYTDRILQDLEASENGYFQIENSGGKAVLKITKPGPKGKKVDYKDVVARVQLFGVEGYNLDQIKKIVALAENKPAEIGTWSKGDPISSYADITISEDHMEAKMVLHPPKHGGDLLTEYQLREQIASVGISVGIIDLVIQNQIKNPTFFVPYTIAKGYPPIPGKDGQIKIHFRSDNKPQLEEDEHGRIDYKNIGVIQSVKPGDLIAERIPPKKGEFGKTVNGTIIPYQEEKSVDWHLGPNVELKEDKLYAKIAGRPVLSAAWEIKVDEVIQLEAVDYSTGNIDFPGTIIVEEKIGDGFSLTTNGSIIIRNSVGKAFLKAKGDIVLSGGFMGRGEGYIESEGNIYAKFVEQGKLAAHGSIFVEEAVMHSEISAKDFIRVMGGRGEVIGGTVIAGNSLTCAKLGAVVETKTKVAIGTPPELLDELNRMKKEITDKEITLHKVQLALTKLVEKSQKKELTQEEKETIAKLKDANEKFTKVLETESKQFETALGSYEPNPDAFVDVEREVFPGVDLSFGAGKNYRLGINSLVGKTRFFLGTDGSIQTERLVIRKED
- a CDS encoding pentapeptide repeat-containing protein, with amino-acid sequence MAVMDFARYKEINDQRLNYREMDDATVVSYYRNTGCGDGYRIYLKLNENSVVEDASYTTTGCGFGIVALAMATEYAKGKSLSDLKNLTPETLETLFEFPERRKNYPESAVAALKKAVEDYESGQGVPKENRITKSQTMELLHNQGHLQNAKLSSVMLEKEKLDGVDFSGADLHNAFLQNSSFVGANFQGANLKASFFNGADLRNANFRGADLRFAKLASAKIEGADFTDAIYDIGTRVDHSQMYIFDVMKKAGKDLYLKTGDGE
- a CDS encoding LA_1326/LA_4305 family lipoprotein, which encodes MKLYRIFSLLILSVTLSSCATGVKSRSLLFRSNEFAIYTVNRDKISLKSESSVPKTFAHPVELTEDKILDLLGNIRFREESSYGDVNKFVFEEKEIKEFALDLVDGLQKLKPNQMLLVISKYNPVRSVVSHYSRTGFYIWSSDTSIEVLFGDLQQEVTYDEQGNYFDWSNIPDIPFEHFPRSTYILQGPGFSFKKVSGFRNKHWLVFDKADLAKLKFEKRKKHLPEVANSIDADLKPERKITKDEEEGILNEE
- a CDS encoding STAS domain-containing protein: MENSREFYQEFEKAIESQNFGKLTMDFHSVKFLDSSGIGAVIKASSALHNRGVEIFVTNLNKNLNSVFRLSGLNHILSILTLDEYLSKFPEFQKTLEA
- a CDS encoding TrmH family RNA methyltransferase, with protein sequence MPNRRQYITSFSNPKVKWVAGLKEKRNRDEEKKFFIEGYREIKKAVTNNPNSPIPCLPVNITSLFISPECFLGENEEKLIQSVHCPIFELPRKIFEKISYRDRPDGLIAVAETPDANVPWEKIKSIDTNPILIIEGVEKPGNLGTILRTAEGAGVGLVIVTDPRIDLFNPNVVRASTGTIFTLPVYIGDLKEVLTEFQSKGYKRYAVTPEGKTLYSSINMKEKSVFLFGSEQYGLSPDAKNLSDDTLHLPMLGEADSLNLAMSCGIVLYESIRQRNK